In Silene latifolia isolate original U9 population chromosome X, ASM4854445v1, whole genome shotgun sequence, the following proteins share a genomic window:
- the LOC141617138 gene encoding uncharacterized protein LOC141617138 yields the protein MEIIYHEGKANVVAVALSRKSVHSLCIALSLMKWKDEVTKMGIHMIRKGDAIGRVMRFGKRGKLGQKFIGPYEILDRIGEVAYQLALPLALDRVHDVFHVSQLRKYVSDLSHVLEVENSKLDEALTYVEMPKEILDRKVPKIWNGETTLLKVLWSNHNVEEATLEPEEAIRERYSHLFDRVCLVTGS from the coding sequence ATGGAGATTATTTACCATGAGGGAAAGGCTAATGTAGTTGCAGTTGCTTTGAGTAGGAAAAGTGTGCATTCTTTATGCATAGCCTTGTCACTGATGAAATGGAAAGATGAAGTAACTAAGATGGGGATTCACATGATTCGCAAAGGAGATGCTATTGGTAGagtgatgaggtttggcaagagAGGGAAGTTGGGCCAGAaatttatagggccttatgagattttggatcggatAGGTGAAGTGGCTTATCAGCTAGCTCTGCCACTCGCTCTTGATCGGGTGCatgatgtgttccatgtgtcacaacttcgaaagtatgtgagtgatctgtcTCATGTGCTTGAGGTCGAGAATAGTAAGCTAGATGAAGCGCTTACTTATGTGGAAATGCCAAAGGAAATATTGGATCGTAAGGTGCCCAAGATATGGAACGGGGAAACCACTTTACTTAAGGTGTTATGGTCTAACCATAATGTTGAAGAAGCTACATTGGAGCCGGAGGAGGCAATAAGGGAGCGTTATTCACATCTCTTTGATcgggtatgtttggttacggggtcgtaa